In a single window of the Gossypium hirsutum isolate 1008001.06 chromosome A13, Gossypium_hirsutum_v2.1, whole genome shotgun sequence genome:
- the LOC107894328 gene encoding putative disease resistance protein RGA3, producing the protein MGGLSQSKIIVTTRSLKVASIMSSISPYELKVLPHEDCLILFTKWAFNDGDDRKYPNLMRIGEEIVKKCKGVPSVVRTLGSLLFLKTDEFDWISVRDNEIWKLEHAENEILPVLKLSYNHLPSHLQRCFAVMSLYKKDSIYYSDKVIQFWMANGLLEHSKQKQEWVDVGGRYLNELLSRCLIQKETDYALGFTFKMHDLIHDLALDVSQKECKTVNSQSYVIDENVRHLSFCDDKLLKVPQDLKKLKNVRTVFVHELSTESKTIHESIINLCVSKFKYLRALHLRCSPLTALPNLIGTLKHLRDLDLTGCRNIQKLPSSFYKLRSLQTLRMYGIPLMQLPVSMESLIELRYLEITIKAKHVKETWLQCWAFLQYLGLFECDNLECLPEGMQYLTSLRRLVLFGCPNLVSLPRSLKHLTKLEVLRISCCEKINL; encoded by the coding sequence ATGGGCGGTTTGTCTCAAAGTAAAATCATTGTGACCACTCGGAGTTTGAAAGTTGCTTCAATAATGAGTTCAATTAGCCCTTATGAATTGAAAGTTCTTCCTCATGAAGATTGTTTGATTTTGTTTACAAAATGGGCATTTAATGATGGTGATGATAGAaaatacccaaatctcatgagGATTGGGgaagaaattgtgaaaaaatGCAAAGGGGTTCCTTCGGTAGTGAGAACTTTGGGGagccttttgtttttgaaaactGATGAATTTGATTGGATCTCTGTTCGAGATAACGAAATATGGAAACTCGAGCATGCTGAAAATGAGATTTTACCAGTCTTGAAGTTGAGTTACAACCATCTGCCATCTCATTTGCAACGGTGTTTTGCTGTTATGTCATTGTACAAAAAGGATAGTATATATTATAGTGATAAAGTCATCCAATTCTGGATGGCAAATGGACTGCTTGAGCATTCAAAGCAAAAGCAAGAATGGGTTGATGTTGGAGGTCGATATTTGAATGAGTTACTGTCGAGGTGCCTCATCCAAAAGGAGACTGATTATGCCTTGGGTTTTACCTTTAAAATGCATGATTTGATACATGATCTTGCATTAGATGTGTCACAAAAAGAGTGTAAAACAGTGAATTCCCAATCATATGTTATTGATGAAAATGTTCGACATTTATCATTTTGTGATGACAAGCTGCTAAAGGTTCCGCAAGatttgaagaaattaaaaaatgttCGAACAGTATTCGTCCATGAGCTTTCAACAGAATCAAAGACTATCCATGAATCTATTATCAATCTTTGTGTCTCAAAATTTAAGTATCTACGAGCACTTCATTTACGTTGTTCACCATTGACAGCTTTACCGAATTTGATTGGTACCTTGAAGCACTTACGAGACCTTGATTTGACTGGTTGTCGAAATATACAGAAACTTCCAAGTTCTTTCTATAAGCTTCGGAGCTTGCAAACATTAAGAATGTATGGTATTCCTTTGATGCAATTGCCTGTCAGCATGGAAAGCTTGATTGAGCTTAGATATCTAGAAATAACCATTAAAGCTAAGCATGTGAAAGAAACTTGGCTGCAATGTTGGGCATTTCTTCAATACTTGGGCTTGTTTGAATGTGACAACTTAGAATGCTTACCTGAAGGAATGCAGTATCTCACATCACTTCGAAGACTTGTTCTGTTTGGTTGTCCTAATCTTGTCTCACTACCACGAAGCCTGAAACACCTAACCAAATTAGAAGTCCTTCGAATATCTTGCTGCGAAAAAATCAATCTATGA
- the LOC107895005 gene encoding superoxide dismutase [Cu-Zn], with protein MVKAVAVLSSSEGVSGTVFFTQEGDGPTTVTGNISGLKPGLHGFHVHALGDTTNGCMSTGPHFNPAGKEHGAPEDVNRHAGDLGNVTVGADGSASFSIVDKQIPLSGPHSIIGRAVVVHADPDDLGKGGHELSKSTGNAGGRVACGIIGLQG; from the exons ATGGTGAAAGCAGTGGCTGTCCTTAGCAGCAGTGAAGGTGTTAGTGGAACTGTTTTCTTCACTCAAGAGGGAGATG GCCCAACTACAGTGACGGGCAACATTTCTGGTCTTAAGCCTGGCCTCCATGGGTTCCATGTTCATGCCCTAGGGGACACAACAAATGGTTGCATGTCAACAG GACCTCACTTCAATCCTGCTGGAAAAGAGCATGGTGCTCCTGAAGATGTGAATCGCCATGCTGGTGATCTAGGAAATGTCACTGTTGGTGCTGATG GCTCTGCGAGTTTCTCTATTGTCGACAAACAG ATTCCTCTCTCCGGGCCACACTCCATTATTGGAAGAGCGGTCGTTGTCCATGCTGATCCGGATGACCTTGGCAAGGGGGGGCACGAGCTTAGCAAAAGCACCGGAAATGCTGGTGGTAGAGTAGCTTGCGGTATTATTGGTCTGCAAGGGTGA
- the LOC107895004 gene encoding acyl carrier protein 1, chloroplastic: protein MASIAGSSISMQPRSFAKGSVSGLKLCSFMNQGRSTLSFTMRPTPARLQICCAAKKETVDKVCDVVRRQLALENDKPITGESTFVDLGADSLDTVEIVMGLEEEFGITVEEDNAQTITTVQDAAELIEKLCSEKSS from the exons ATGGCTTCTATTGCTGGCTCATCCATCTCCATGCAACCTCGCTCCTTT GCTAAAGGCAGTGTTTCTGGGTTGAAATTGTGTTCATTTATGAACCAGGGAAGAAGCACCCTCTCATTTACGATGCGTCCAACGCCTGCTCGCTTGCAGATCTGCTGTGCT GCCAAAAAAGAGACCGTGGATAAGGTATGTGATGTAGTAAGGAGACAATTAGCTTTAGAAAATGACAAACCAATCACCGGTGAATCAACATTTGTTGATCTTGGAGCTGATTCTCTTGATACG GTTGAGATTGTAATGGGGCTTGAGGAAGAATTCGGAATCACTGTGGAAGAGGACAATGCACAAACCATCACAACTGTTCAAGATGCTGCAGAACTTATCGAGAAGCTGTGCAGTGAGAAAAGTTCCTAG